Sequence from the [Clostridium] scindens genome:
CAGGATATCACAGAAGATAAGGAAGTGATCGTTTACGATTATACCGGAGAACAGGCACCCGCTGTGGCTGGCTATCTAAAGGAGCAGGGAATCGAAAATGTATCCGTATTCAAGGCAAATGAACTGATTGATGCAGGAACGGATCTTGAATCCTACGAAAACTATGACAGATTCATCCCGACGGAAATCGTCAAGAGCATCTCCGATGTAAAGACGGGAAAAGAAGAGACTCTGAGCGATGAGGCAAAAGCGGTAGTTGGCGACGACGTCAGCAATGTCGTGCTGGTTGACGTAAGCTGGGGAAATGCGAAGCAGTCTACATATTTCTCAGTTGGCCATGTGCCGGGAGCAGTCCATATTAATACGGACTCCTATGAAAGGCCGCGCGTATATGTGCCGGAGAAGAGATCTGAATATGCAAAAGAATGGCGTCTGATCTCTTTGGAAGAATTCCGCGACGAAGTCTGCACGCAGTACGGAATCACGAAGGATTCCACGGTAATCTTAACAGGAACAGTAACGGATCCCCAGGGACGTCTTGGATTTATGCTGAGATCGCTGGGGGTTAAGGTCTATGCTATGAGCGGAAGCCTGACGGTTTGGAGTTATAATGGCTATGATCTGGATACAAAAGAGAGTACTCTGGTAACGCCGGAACCGGCAGACAGTTTTGGAGCGGATACGATCCAGAATCCGGATGAGATACTTTGGATGGATGACATCAAGGCTATTTTAAATGGAGAGGTGGAAGGACAGGTTGTAGACAACCGCGGAAAAGCGGAATGGAACGGCAAAGAAACCGGATATAGTTATCATGATCTGGCAGGACGTATCGATGGATCCATCTGGTGCGCGCAAGGCTCTGAAAAAGAAGGAGAATTTTTTGAGAACGTAGACCATACGCCGAGAACCCAGAGCGAGCTGAAATCCTACCTGGAGAGCAATGGCCTTGATGTTTCTAAGACGATGGCGTTCTTCTGCGGTGACAGCTGGGGCGCTGCTAAGATAGCCTACTGGTGCCAGTCCGCTGATCTTAATACGGTAAAGGAATGGGGCAATGGCTGGATCCCATGGTCAAATGAAGGAAACGAATTTATTGATCATAATGGAAATAAAGTACACTATGACAAATATCAGGATGCGCTTCTGGATAAAGATGAAAAGGATGTAAGCGACGGGACGAACATTCTTGACGATGCAACAGAAGAATAATATGACAATGTGCTCTTGTTTTTACAGGAGCACATTTGCTGATATAAAAAGGTGGGAAAGAACAGATGGACAAGAAACGAAGAAATAGATTTTTAATTGCCCTGGCCTGTATGGCTCTGGTGATCGGCGTGTTCGCGCTGATTACCGTAGTCGTAACGTCAACAACGATGGCGGAAGCGCAGACACAAGCAAATGGAGAAACACAGACAGACGGCGGCGAAAAGGAAGAAGCATCCTCCGATTCTTCAGAGAAAAAGGCTGCAAAAAAACTGATTGACAAAACCGTTTCAAGGGAAAAGGTAAAGAAAAACGTAGGCGAATGGGAGAAGTTCGAAATGAGCAGCGATGGATGCGAGCGGGGAGTTTACGCCGGAAAATTCTACTATAAAGATTTTACCATTTTTTCCAGAACCTATGATAAAGGAAAGACCTTCCATATCGTATCTGTAAATTAATGAAAGAAAGAGAGAAAATAGCATGAATAAATTATTAGGGAAGATTGGAGTCAGAGGCAAGCTTGCTGAAAATTTTGGCGCGATCGTTATCCTGGCGCTCAGTGGATCCGTAATCTTCGGACTTCCTTTCTTCCGATTCGACTATTATGACGCATATATCACGACGTACCATCTGACGAACACGCAGATGGGCGTATTTGGAACGGTAATCGGAGCCTTTGGCATCGTATCTTATCTATTCGGCGGAGTCGTCGCAGATGGCATGTCCGTTAGAAAAATAATCGTAATATCGCTGTTCGGCACAGGGATCGGAGGCCTCCTACACCTTCTGCCGCTGGGATTTGGAGGCCTTCTGTGCATCTATGCGCTTTGGGGAGTCTCCACGACATTTGCTTTCTGGCCAGCCTGTGTGAAAGCAGTGCGGGTAATGTCCGACAAGGACAGCCAGGGGAAAGCCTATGGGTTCTTTGAAGGAACGCAGAATATTGGCGGCGCCGTCGTCGCGCTGATTGCAGTCGCCTTTTTTAACTGGGGCGCAGGAAGGATGGAGAATGAGGTACTGGCAATGAAGTATGTCATCCTGTTCTATGCATTTGTAAATATCGCAATGGGCGTATTTGCATTTTTTGCGGTAAAGGATGAGAAGATGATACTAAATGCGGACCGGGTATCGTTCAAGGGACTTGCAAAAGTACTGAAGAATCCTGCCGTATGGATTATCTGCCTGGTATCGTTCTGCAACCACGTGTTCTGCCTGTCAATTTATTACTATATTCCATATGTGACGGATATCCTTGGAGCCAGCGTCGCGTTCGGAGCGATGCTCGGCGTCTTCCGTAAGTTTGGCTCCATCAGCGGCAACATTGTGGGCGGATATCTGGCAGATAAATTCGGCACAGCGCGCTTGATGCTGCTGGCTTTTATCGTAATGTTCGCAGGCCAGGGCATGATGCTTATGATGCCGGCAAAGCATTCCAGCGTCGTGGTTGTGGCAGTCTTGTTTGTCACGATCCTCATTTTTTTCCATATGAATTATGCAATGGCGTGGACTATGATGAGCGAGGGCGCGGTACCTGTGGAGTATTCCGGCACTGCGGCAGGACTGATCTGCACGGCTGGCGCGATTCCGGAGACGTTTGTGTCCATCCTTGCCGGGAATATGATCGATCATCATCCGGGCGTGACAGGATTCCGTTACTTCTTCTATTTCCTGACGGCAGTGATCGGGGCAGGATTTGTCCTGATCCTAATCTGGCGGAAATATCTGAAGCACGCCAAAATTGACAAGTCTAAATTTGACGACAAGGCTATGGAAGACCTGAAGCAATATGTATAGGCATTAAGAGCGGTATTTCTCTGTATAGACTTCCCAAAAGCAGCGCAGACTAAGAATAATAGTATGCGTGGACGCGGCATATTGCGCCCATGGCGGGAGGTATAGGAAAGTGAGCGATAGAATCATAGTAATCGGGGCGAACCATGCAGGTACGGCAGCTTTGAACACCATTCTGGACAATTATACGGATAAGGATGTGACTGCGTTTGACGCCAATTCCAATATCAGTTTTCTGGGATGCGGCATGGCATTGTGGATCGGGCGGCAGATCAGCGGGCCGGAAGGCCTGTTCTACTCGGACAAGGAGACACTGGAGGAAAAAGGGGCGAAAGTGTACCTGGAAACAAAGGTGTCCCGGATCGATTTTGAGAAAAAGACGGTATACGCAATGGATAAGGAAGGCAAGGAGATAGAGGCGAATTATGATAAGCTGATCCTTGCCACCGGTTCTCTTC
This genomic interval carries:
- a CDS encoding sulfurtransferase; the encoded protein is MKKTLLTSLLCVAMAVTLMAGCGSKAESKDSKKPEKKSSVETTVDVESATASQVEEFLSDSDENTMLVDARPQEAYSGWALEGAANGGHLKDAALFSARWLDCEYSESASREAYLERALKDQDITEDKEVIVYDYTGEQAPAVAGYLKEQGIENVSVFKANELIDAGTDLESYENYDRFIPTEIVKSISDVKTGKEETLSDEAKAVVGDDVSNVVLVDVSWGNAKQSTYFSVGHVPGAVHINTDSYERPRVYVPEKRSEYAKEWRLISLEEFRDEVCTQYGITKDSTVILTGTVTDPQGRLGFMLRSLGVKVYAMSGSLTVWSYNGYDLDTKESTLVTPEPADSFGADTIQNPDEILWMDDIKAILNGEVEGQVVDNRGKAEWNGKETGYSYHDLAGRIDGSIWCAQGSEKEGEFFENVDHTPRTQSELKSYLESNGLDVSKTMAFFCGDSWGAAKIAYWCQSADLNTVKEWGNGWIPWSNEGNEFIDHNGNKVHYDKYQDALLDKDEKDVSDGTNILDDATEE
- a CDS encoding MFS transporter, coding for MNKLLGKIGVRGKLAENFGAIVILALSGSVIFGLPFFRFDYYDAYITTYHLTNTQMGVFGTVIGAFGIVSYLFGGVVADGMSVRKIIVISLFGTGIGGLLHLLPLGFGGLLCIYALWGVSTTFAFWPACVKAVRVMSDKDSQGKAYGFFEGTQNIGGAVVALIAVAFFNWGAGRMENEVLAMKYVILFYAFVNIAMGVFAFFAVKDEKMILNADRVSFKGLAKVLKNPAVWIICLVSFCNHVFCLSIYYYIPYVTDILGASVAFGAMLGVFRKFGSISGNIVGGYLADKFGTARLMLLAFIVMFAGQGMMLMMPAKHSSVVVVAVLFVTILIFFHMNYAMAWTMMSEGAVPVEYSGTAAGLICTAGAIPETFVSILAGNMIDHHPGVTGFRYFFYFLTAVIGAGFVLILIWRKYLKHAKIDKSKFDDKAMEDLKQYV